A window from Microbacterium ginsengiterrae encodes these proteins:
- the mutM gene encoding bifunctional DNA-formamidopyrimidine glycosylase/DNA-(apurinic or apyrimidinic site) lyase, translating to MPELPEVEVVRAGLAPAVVGATITNVSVLDERALTRHPAGAADFVARLEGTAVAAASRRGKFLWLPLAHDPSRTADALTAHLGMSGQMLLRAPDAPTERHERIRLGIRHPQHGDLAVVFADQRTFGSLAVDDLVPDGDDLVPTQVQHIARDPLDGAFDDAAFVAAVRRRGSAIKRILLDQTLVSGIGNIYADESLWAARIHPETHGRALSVQAVRRLLDEVRFVLEKALAEGGTSFDAQYVNVNGQAGYFAHSLNAYGRGGKPCPRCGGEIRREAFMNRSSHYCPRCQRRR from the coding sequence GTGCCTGAACTCCCCGAGGTCGAGGTCGTCCGCGCAGGCCTCGCCCCCGCCGTCGTCGGTGCGACGATCACGAACGTCTCGGTGCTCGACGAACGCGCTCTCACGCGGCATCCAGCCGGCGCGGCCGACTTCGTCGCGCGGCTCGAGGGCACGGCGGTCGCCGCCGCATCCCGCCGCGGCAAGTTCCTGTGGCTCCCGCTCGCGCACGACCCGTCGCGTACGGCGGATGCGCTCACCGCTCACCTCGGGATGAGCGGGCAGATGCTGCTGCGTGCGCCGGATGCTCCGACGGAGCGTCACGAGCGGATCCGTCTCGGCATCCGGCATCCGCAGCACGGCGATCTCGCCGTCGTGTTCGCCGATCAGCGCACTTTCGGCTCGCTCGCCGTCGACGACCTGGTGCCGGACGGGGACGACCTCGTCCCGACCCAGGTGCAGCACATCGCGCGTGATCCACTCGACGGCGCATTCGACGATGCCGCGTTCGTCGCTGCCGTGCGGCGCAGGGGAAGCGCCATCAAGCGCATCCTGCTCGATCAGACGCTCGTCAGCGGCATCGGCAACATCTATGCCGACGAATCGCTGTGGGCCGCGCGCATCCACCCGGAGACGCATGGCAGGGCACTGTCGGTGCAGGCCGTGCGTCGCCTGCTCGACGAGGTGCGGTTCGTGCTGGAGAAGGCTCTCGCCGAGGGTGGGACGAGCTTCGATGCTCAGTACGTCAACGTCAACGGTCAGGCCGGATACTTCGCGCACTCGCTCAACGCGTACGGCCGAGGTGGGAAACCCTGTCCGCGCTGCGGTGGCGAGATACGCCGCGAGGCGTTCATGAACAGGTCGTCGCACTACTGCCCGCGGTGCCAGCGGCGCCGTTGA
- a CDS encoding NAD(P)H-binding protein: MKIVVFGSTGGVGQLVVRRAASAGHEVTAFLRSPEKLQTRQGVTIVEGDAFDADAVARAIDGVDAVISCLSSSAPMKPSTEVARMTQNIVAGMQRSGVDRIAYCASAGVDDELTGVIGRSMMLLLRNPLKDHRAAVKHIADAGLNATIARPSGLTDGAFDPDYAEAFTGMPAGMRSIPRASVADFLVKAIEQPEVYSRSSVGLALEKKA; the protein is encoded by the coding sequence GTGAAGATCGTTGTGTTCGGATCGACCGGCGGAGTCGGACAGCTCGTCGTACGGCGCGCCGCGTCCGCGGGTCACGAGGTGACGGCATTCCTGCGCTCGCCGGAGAAGCTGCAGACCCGACAAGGCGTCACGATCGTGGAGGGTGATGCGTTCGATGCGGACGCCGTCGCCCGCGCCATCGACGGCGTCGACGCGGTCATCTCCTGCCTGTCGTCCTCTGCGCCCATGAAACCGTCGACCGAGGTCGCCCGCATGACGCAGAACATCGTCGCGGGGATGCAGCGCTCCGGCGTCGACCGCATCGCCTACTGCGCCTCCGCCGGTGTGGACGACGAACTGACCGGTGTCATCGGTCGGTCGATGATGCTGCTGCTTCGCAATCCGCTCAAGGATCACCGCGCGGCGGTGAAGCACATCGCCGACGCCGGACTGAACGCGACGATCGCCCGGCCGAGCGGTCTCACGGACGGTGCGTTCGACCCGGACTACGCCGAGGCGTTCACCGGCATGCCGGCGGGCATGCGTTCGATACCGCGGGCGTCCGTGGCCGACTTCCTCGTGAAGGCGATCGAGCAGCCCGAGGTCTACAGCCGCAGCTCGGTCGGCCTCGCGCTCGAGAAGAAGGCTTGA
- a CDS encoding permease, with amino-acid sequence MNLGVLRLLLRPAPGSMGTIALPAVAFAIVTTLVLTVVGGAQKFWSWTDPDGTIYQVLAAIALVLLVVPLAGLGGAAARLSARRRDERLSTLRLLGVSGSGVVAVTVVESVLVAGAGAVAGVLGYLVITPLVGLIPFRGEPLGAAAILLPVPALVGVIACVIALAGVSAVIGLRRVVISPLGVRTRADAPKVHWMRAVIAVAVVVTAFAVISLFPGTAEMMLTVVVVAGMFAAAMAVLNLLGPWVLRTQARFQLRRAKTAEKLLAARLVLESPKAAWRQVSGISMASFMAVFAGSGIAVVDMMGANESAANLELAVDIRTGLIITLIGSFLMVAASVGVNQAAGLLDQRPLHRSLHSFGMPMETVDAARRRAVMSPLLMTAIGSALCAGVLVFPLLGLALIIAPLSILTILLVIGAGIGIVWSSTRVTRPVLARAFAPA; translated from the coding sequence GTGAACCTCGGCGTCCTGCGGCTGCTCCTCCGCCCCGCTCCCGGGAGCATGGGCACGATCGCGCTGCCCGCCGTCGCCTTCGCGATCGTCACGACGCTCGTGCTCACGGTCGTCGGCGGCGCCCAGAAGTTCTGGTCGTGGACCGACCCGGACGGCACCATCTACCAGGTGCTCGCGGCGATCGCCCTCGTGCTGCTCGTCGTCCCGCTGGCCGGCCTCGGCGGGGCCGCCGCCCGCCTGTCCGCCCGCCGACGGGACGAGCGGCTGTCGACCCTTCGTCTGCTCGGCGTCTCCGGATCCGGGGTCGTCGCCGTCACGGTGGTCGAGTCCGTCCTCGTCGCCGGCGCCGGAGCCGTGGCCGGTGTCCTCGGATACCTCGTCATCACTCCGCTGGTCGGTCTGATCCCGTTCCGCGGCGAGCCCCTCGGTGCCGCCGCGATCCTTCTGCCGGTGCCGGCGCTCGTGGGAGTCATCGCATGCGTCATCGCCCTGGCGGGGGTGAGCGCCGTGATCGGACTGCGCCGCGTCGTCATCTCGCCCCTGGGTGTTCGCACCCGTGCGGATGCTCCCAAGGTGCACTGGATGCGGGCGGTCATCGCCGTCGCCGTGGTCGTGACCGCCTTCGCCGTCATCTCCCTCTTCCCCGGGACCGCCGAGATGATGCTGACGGTCGTCGTCGTCGCAGGCATGTTCGCTGCGGCCATGGCGGTGCTCAATCTGCTGGGCCCGTGGGTGCTCCGCACGCAGGCCCGCTTCCAGCTCCGTCGCGCGAAGACGGCGGAGAAGCTCCTCGCCGCGCGTCTGGTCCTGGAGTCCCCCAAGGCGGCATGGCGTCAGGTGAGCGGGATCTCGATGGCCAGCTTCATGGCGGTGTTCGCGGGATCGGGCATCGCTGTCGTGGACATGATGGGCGCGAACGAATCGGCCGCGAACCTGGAGCTCGCCGTGGACATCCGCACGGGTCTCATCATCACGCTCATCGGATCCTTCCTCATGGTCGCCGCCTCCGTCGGTGTCAACCAGGCGGCCGGACTCCTCGACCAGCGGCCGCTGCATCGGAGCCTTCACTCTTTCGGCATGCCGATGGAGACAGTGGATGCCGCTCGGCGACGCGCGGTGATGTCACCGCTGCTGATGACCGCGATCGGTTCGGCGCTGTGCGCGGGGGTGCTCGTCTTCCCGTTGCTGGGCCTCGCGCTGATCATCGCCCCGCTGTCGATCCTCACCATCCTCCTCGTGATCGGGGCGGGAATCGGCATCGTCTGGTCGAGTACGCGGGTCACCCGCCCTGTCCTCGCTCGCGCGTTCGCCCCGGCCTGA
- a CDS encoding ABC transporter ATP-binding protein, with translation MNAPVLQARGLQKSYGPTVALAGVDLTIHRGESVAVMGSSGSGKTTLLHVLAGIISPDAGEVTFSPSAAPPVSVTALNEGARSRLRRESFGFVFQQGLLIPELTAVENVALALMITGQPRDAATAQATTWLGALGLAGMEDRRIGQLSGGQAQRVAIARAQVTGAEVVFADEPTGALDSRTSGEVMDALLWATSQQGRTLVVVTHDPEVAARCSRTIHVRDGRLATQEVSS, from the coding sequence ATGAACGCACCCGTCCTCCAGGCCCGAGGCCTGCAGAAGTCCTATGGCCCGACCGTCGCCCTCGCCGGCGTCGACCTCACGATCCACCGCGGGGAGTCCGTCGCCGTGATGGGTTCCTCGGGTTCCGGCAAGACGACGCTGCTGCACGTGCTCGCCGGCATCATCTCCCCGGATGCGGGAGAGGTCACCTTCAGCCCATCCGCCGCGCCGCCCGTGTCGGTGACGGCGCTGAACGAGGGCGCGCGGTCCAGGCTCCGCCGGGAATCATTCGGATTCGTGTTCCAGCAGGGGCTGCTGATCCCCGAGCTCACGGCGGTCGAGAACGTCGCCCTCGCCCTCATGATCACCGGGCAGCCGCGTGATGCGGCCACCGCACAGGCGACCACATGGCTCGGCGCTCTCGGCCTCGCCGGCATGGAGGACAGGCGGATCGGGCAGCTGTCCGGCGGACAGGCCCAGCGCGTCGCGATCGCTCGCGCCCAGGTCACCGGGGCCGAGGTCGTCTTCGCCGACGAACCGACCGGCGCCCTTGATTCCCGCACGTCCGGCGAGGTCATGGACGCCCTGCTGTGGGCGACGTCGCAGCAGGGCAGGACACTCGTCGTCGTCACCCACGACCCCGAGGTCGCTGCGCGCTGCTCGCGGACCATCCACGTGCGCGACGGCCGCCTGGCCACGCAGGAGGTGTCCTCGTGA
- a CDS encoding GNAT family N-acetyltransferase, giving the protein MTRTAPDMTITEMVVPSSVDAPDAEEFLAMVDLGNQVCVLDAGTDDLYETPAEALPRWLDRTDDTYRGYIARSDDGDIIGAAFLRTSNEEGSTTAEADIAVLPPHVSSGVAAALLEHVQEEARRLGRRTLQVWTLHPVAPAARMLTPATGHGHVAATELSDVLTADGFVMEQVERTSTLALDGDLSLAERMLAEASAIAGDDYRVASWTLPTPEHLREGYANVISRMATDVPSGDLVFEEEKWDAERVVRHDRVIADAGQMLSVAAVEHVPTGRIVAFNELVIGPDRSAVTHQYGTLVVKEHRGKRLGTIVKCANVLRWRDLAPDSPRICTFNAEENRPMLDINEAIGFVPASYAAGWQKKLS; this is encoded by the coding sequence ATGACCCGCACCGCACCCGACATGACGATCACCGAGATGGTCGTGCCCTCATCGGTCGACGCCCCGGATGCCGAGGAGTTCCTCGCAATGGTCGATCTCGGCAACCAGGTGTGCGTGCTCGATGCCGGCACCGACGATCTGTACGAGACACCGGCGGAGGCGCTTCCGCGATGGCTCGATCGCACCGACGACACGTACCGGGGGTACATCGCGCGCAGCGACGACGGCGACATCATCGGCGCCGCCTTCCTGAGAACCTCGAACGAGGAGGGAAGCACGACGGCGGAAGCCGACATCGCGGTCCTCCCGCCGCACGTCTCGTCCGGGGTCGCCGCGGCACTGCTCGAGCATGTGCAGGAGGAGGCCAGGCGGCTCGGGCGCCGCACCCTGCAGGTGTGGACGCTGCATCCTGTCGCCCCGGCCGCCCGGATGCTGACGCCGGCGACCGGCCACGGCCACGTGGCCGCCACCGAGCTGAGCGATGTGCTCACCGCCGACGGATTCGTCATGGAGCAGGTCGAACGCACAAGCACGCTCGCGCTCGACGGCGACCTCTCCCTCGCGGAGCGGATGCTCGCCGAGGCCTCGGCGATCGCCGGAGACGACTACCGCGTGGCGTCCTGGACGCTGCCGACGCCCGAGCACCTGCGCGAGGGGTACGCGAACGTCATCTCGCGCATGGCGACGGATGTGCCGAGCGGCGATCTCGTCTTCGAAGAGGAGAAGTGGGACGCCGAGCGGGTGGTCCGCCACGACAGGGTGATCGCGGATGCCGGCCAGATGCTCTCGGTCGCGGCGGTCGAGCACGTGCCGACCGGCCGGATCGTGGCGTTCAACGAGCTCGTCATCGGTCCCGATCGGTCCGCCGTCACCCATCAGTACGGCACGTTGGTGGTGAAGGAGCACCGCGGCAAGCGACTCGGCACGATCGTCAAGTGCGCCAACGTGCTGCGCTGGCGCGACCTCGCGCCCGACTCGCCGCGCATCTGCACGTTCAACGCCGAGGAGAACCGGCCGATGCTCGACATCAACGAGGCGATCGGCTTCGTCCCGGCGTCGTACGCCGCCGGGTGGCAGAAGAAGCTCTCATGA
- a CDS encoding GNAT family N-acetyltransferase, which translates to MAISLIDSVTLHPLELPARADAAPDEILRRYADVRNRSISDVTGRHEDDVTAESLLPMLRSNPEVARRQWYITDSDDMVGVATLNILTDAQGRTAIAIISLCKAVWRRGIGSAVAAHIERTARDVGVRRLLAWVEHPASTADRVPSPTGFGEIPRDHHARFLLRHGFTLEQVERVSELRWSEDSVQRVRRAHADARRRAEGYRVVQWMLPTPAEHVAGYAWMKEHMSTDVPDAALGMPAEKWDADRIARHDDRYRARGQTVLVTAAEHTATGELCAYNELAIDTTGGVITHQEDTLVLSAHRGHRLGMLVKTAGLLTWREEHPHSPAVITYNAEENRPMLDINEAIGFAPISYVGAWKKDLT; encoded by the coding sequence ATGGCCATCTCCCTCATCGACTCGGTGACGCTGCATCCGCTCGAGCTGCCCGCTCGCGCGGATGCAGCGCCCGATGAGATCCTCCGTCGGTACGCCGACGTCCGCAATCGGTCGATCTCGGATGTCACCGGTCGCCATGAGGACGACGTGACCGCCGAATCCCTGTTGCCGATGCTGCGCTCGAATCCCGAGGTGGCGCGTCGCCAGTGGTACATCACCGACAGCGACGACATGGTCGGAGTGGCGACGCTCAACATCCTCACCGACGCGCAGGGACGAACGGCGATCGCGATCATCAGCCTATGCAAGGCCGTGTGGCGCCGCGGCATCGGTTCCGCGGTCGCCGCGCACATCGAGCGCACCGCGCGCGACGTCGGCGTCCGCCGTCTGCTCGCCTGGGTCGAACACCCCGCGAGCACGGCGGATCGCGTGCCCTCGCCCACCGGTTTCGGAGAGATCCCCCGTGATCACCACGCCCGGTTCCTCCTGCGGCACGGGTTCACTCTCGAGCAGGTCGAACGTGTGAGTGAACTGCGCTGGTCGGAGGACTCCGTCCAGCGGGTGCGCCGCGCGCATGCGGACGCGAGGCGCAGGGCGGAGGGGTACCGCGTCGTCCAGTGGATGCTGCCGACGCCCGCCGAGCACGTCGCCGGGTACGCGTGGATGAAGGAGCACATGTCCACCGATGTGCCGGATGCCGCGCTCGGCATGCCGGCGGAGAAGTGGGACGCCGACCGCATCGCCCGACATGATGACCGCTACCGTGCGCGGGGACAGACCGTGCTCGTCACGGCCGCAGAGCACACCGCGACCGGCGAACTGTGCGCCTACAACGAACTCGCCATCGACACCACCGGCGGCGTCATCACCCACCAGGAGGACACCCTCGTCCTCTCCGCTCACCGCGGCCACCGACTGGGAATGCTCGTGAAGACCGCCGGTCTGCTCACCTGGCGCGAGGAGCACCCCCACTCCCCCGCCGTCATCACCTACAACGCAGAAGAGAACCGCCCGATGCTCGACATCAACGAGGCCATCGGGTTCGCGCCGATCTCCTACGTCGGCGCCTGGAAGAAGGACCTGACATGA
- the smc gene encoding chromosome segregation protein SMC encodes MHLKSLTLKGFKSFAQPTTFVFEPGVTCIVGPNGSGKSNVVDGLAWVMGEQGAKTLRGGKMEDVIFAGTSTRGPLGRAEVQLTIDNSDGALPIEFAEVTISRTLFRNGSSEYAINGSSCRLLDVQELLSDSGLGREMHVIVGQGRLDTVLQASPEDRRGFIEEAAGILKHRRRKEKTLRKLDAMETNLTRLSDLAGEIRRQLKPLGRQAEIAREAQTIAAVVRDAKARIFADDVVALRTALADHARTEQERHTERLVLTEQADAVRAGIAKLEADQNSVAVDEARRVAFGLEQVQERMRSLYTLANQRLALLGSEEDDTAVAAVTVTQATIDEAKEEITEISTGLGDAQDAASAASRAVVTARAELDTLDVDIAEQSALVSEHDMRLTALRGSAEAAESALAAVRGAVLRQENALEAANERRREAAEALEQIEDAEAPEGSAAEHAAAYEAAQRDATAAEAELEGLRERLHSAEREAESLTAKASALTSALSLSGGAAEVVRSGAAGVRGLVGDAVQVTAGYEAAVAAVLGPLAEGVLVDDATAAFELATESASHKRGVVDFVLAEAPKSDVELPDVAGTTPAVSVVTAPDGVRGVLAHVLIADDLDAARRARAVLDALGETGITIVTVGGDVVTAHTLRTGAGGERSRLELAAERDAAQERLAEVRVIVDTLREAREDAAEKVEHTRRHAKDALRALREHDAALATHTEQVNRITVRHESAVAECERLESGLAQAQSAVADAEKTATAAKAELEEAEAAPRPVLDASARDGLLEALEAAREDEVRARLEIETLRERIRAAQARVASLERRREQERDAAAEAARRAVIRRAQREAASGVAAELPRILDSLDRSVTEARVALTEAESARSAQNEELTALRAQETSLRERLAGLTENVHGLELQIHEKKLHLTSLLERVASELALDEDILVAEYGPDQMVPRDPLAEADPEAIDGVDATAIPYDRRMQERRLADAQRKLTQLGRVNPLALEEFAALEQRHAFLTEQLADLTQTREDLLTIIGDLDERMQTIFASAFEDTKRAFGEVFPLLFPGGSGSISLTDPDNMLTTGIEVAVRPVGKKIERLSLLSGGERSLAAVALLVAIFKARPSPFYILDEVEAALDDANLGRLLTVFEQLRESSQLLVITHQKRTMEIADALYGVSMRQDGVSAVVGQRVGDRAAAG; translated from the coding sequence ATGCATCTGAAGAGCCTCACGCTCAAGGGCTTCAAGTCGTTCGCCCAACCGACGACTTTCGTGTTCGAACCCGGCGTCACCTGCATCGTCGGACCGAACGGTTCCGGCAAGTCGAACGTCGTCGATGGTCTCGCCTGGGTGATGGGGGAGCAGGGGGCCAAGACGCTCCGCGGCGGCAAGATGGAGGACGTCATCTTCGCCGGCACCTCGACACGCGGGCCGCTGGGGCGCGCGGAGGTGCAGCTGACCATCGACAACAGCGACGGCGCGCTGCCGATCGAGTTCGCAGAGGTCACGATCAGTCGCACGCTGTTTCGCAACGGGTCCAGCGAGTACGCCATCAACGGCTCCAGCTGCCGTCTTCTCGATGTGCAGGAGCTCCTCAGCGACTCCGGCCTGGGGCGGGAGATGCACGTCATCGTCGGGCAGGGCCGGTTGGACACCGTGCTGCAGGCGTCCCCGGAGGACCGCCGCGGGTTCATCGAGGAGGCAGCGGGAATCCTCAAGCACCGCCGGCGCAAGGAGAAGACCCTCCGCAAGCTCGACGCCATGGAGACCAACCTCACGCGGCTGAGCGATCTGGCCGGGGAGATCCGTCGTCAGCTCAAGCCGCTGGGGCGACAGGCGGAAATCGCTCGCGAGGCACAGACGATCGCAGCGGTCGTGCGCGATGCGAAGGCGCGGATCTTCGCCGACGACGTGGTGGCGCTGCGCACCGCGCTGGCCGACCATGCGCGCACCGAGCAGGAGCGGCACACGGAACGACTCGTGCTCACCGAGCAGGCCGATGCCGTCCGCGCCGGGATCGCGAAACTCGAGGCTGATCAGAACTCCGTCGCCGTCGACGAGGCCCGTCGTGTCGCCTTCGGCCTCGAGCAGGTCCAGGAGCGGATGCGGTCGCTGTACACGCTCGCGAACCAGCGACTGGCACTGCTCGGCTCGGAGGAGGACGACACCGCCGTCGCCGCCGTCACGGTGACCCAGGCCACGATCGACGAGGCGAAGGAAGAGATCACGGAGATCTCGACAGGGCTCGGTGACGCACAGGATGCCGCGTCTGCCGCAAGCAGAGCCGTCGTGACCGCGCGGGCGGAGCTCGACACCCTCGACGTCGACATCGCGGAGCAGAGCGCCCTCGTCTCGGAGCACGACATGCGACTGACGGCCCTGCGCGGATCGGCCGAGGCTGCGGAGTCCGCACTCGCTGCCGTCCGCGGCGCGGTGCTCCGTCAGGAGAACGCGCTGGAGGCCGCGAACGAACGCCGGCGCGAGGCCGCGGAGGCACTGGAGCAGATCGAGGACGCCGAGGCGCCGGAGGGAAGTGCTGCCGAGCACGCCGCGGCGTACGAGGCGGCGCAGCGCGACGCGACGGCTGCGGAGGCGGAACTCGAGGGCCTGCGGGAGAGACTGCACTCTGCAGAGCGAGAGGCCGAATCGCTCACGGCCAAGGCGAGTGCACTGACCAGTGCGCTGTCGTTGTCCGGTGGCGCCGCAGAGGTGGTCCGCTCGGGGGCTGCGGGCGTACGCGGTCTCGTCGGCGACGCGGTCCAGGTGACAGCGGGATACGAGGCGGCGGTCGCCGCCGTGCTGGGTCCCCTCGCGGAGGGCGTGCTCGTCGACGACGCCACGGCGGCCTTCGAACTCGCGACGGAATCGGCATCGCACAAGCGCGGCGTCGTGGACTTCGTCCTCGCCGAGGCCCCGAAGTCCGATGTCGAGCTTCCCGATGTCGCAGGAACGACACCGGCGGTCTCCGTGGTCACCGCTCCGGACGGTGTCCGCGGTGTGCTCGCTCACGTCCTGATCGCCGATGATCTCGACGCCGCGCGCCGCGCGAGAGCCGTGCTCGACGCTCTCGGAGAGACGGGCATCACGATCGTCACGGTCGGAGGCGACGTCGTCACGGCGCACACGCTGCGCACCGGCGCAGGCGGGGAGCGTTCGCGCCTCGAGCTGGCCGCGGAGCGCGACGCCGCGCAGGAGCGTCTCGCCGAGGTCCGGGTGATCGTCGACACGCTGCGCGAAGCGCGCGAGGATGCCGCGGAGAAGGTCGAGCACACGCGTCGGCACGCGAAGGACGCACTACGGGCCCTGCGGGAGCATGACGCGGCGCTGGCGACGCACACCGAACAGGTGAACCGCATCACGGTGCGTCACGAGTCGGCCGTGGCCGAATGCGAGCGCCTGGAGAGCGGACTGGCCCAAGCACAGTCAGCCGTGGCCGACGCCGAGAAGACGGCGACGGCGGCGAAGGCGGAGCTCGAGGAGGCCGAGGCCGCACCTCGTCCCGTGCTGGATGCCTCGGCGAGGGACGGACTCCTCGAAGCGCTGGAGGCGGCTCGCGAGGATGAGGTGAGGGCACGACTCGAGATCGAGACGCTGAGGGAGCGGATCCGTGCCGCCCAGGCCAGGGTCGCGAGCCTCGAGCGCCGTCGCGAGCAGGAACGCGATGCGGCGGCGGAGGCTGCCCGTCGGGCCGTCATCCGGCGTGCGCAGCGGGAGGCGGCATCCGGTGTGGCAGCGGAGCTCCCACGCATCCTCGACTCGCTCGATCGGTCGGTCACAGAGGCCAGGGTCGCCCTCACCGAAGCCGAGAGCGCTCGGTCCGCGCAGAACGAGGAGCTCACCGCTCTCCGCGCGCAGGAGACGTCGCTGCGTGAGCGTCTGGCCGGGTTGACGGAGAACGTGCACGGGCTGGAGCTGCAGATCCACGAGAAGAAGCTCCATCTGACGAGCCTGTTGGAGCGCGTGGCCTCGGAACTCGCGCTCGACGAAGATATTCTCGTTGCGGAATATGGACCGGATCAGATGGTTCCCCGTGATCCGCTCGCCGAGGCGGACCCGGAGGCGATCGACGGCGTCGATGCGACGGCGATCCCGTATGACCGGCGGATGCAGGAGCGTCGCCTCGCCGATGCGCAGCGCAAGCTCACGCAACTCGGCCGGGTGAACCCACTGGCGCTGGAGGAGTTCGCCGCACTCGAGCAGCGCCACGCGTTCCTCACCGAACAGCTCGCCGATCTCACGCAGACCCGCGAGGACCTGCTGACGATCATCGGAGACCTCGACGAGCGCATGCAGACGATCTTCGCCAGCGCTTTCGAAGACACGAAGCGGGCCTTCGGGGAGGTCTTCCCCCTGCTGTTCCCCGGGGGCTCGGGCAGCATCTCCCTCACGGACCCGGACAACATGCTCACGACCGGGATCGAAGTGGCCGTCCGTCCGGTCGGCAAGAAGATCGAGCGCCTGTCACTGCTGTCCGGCGGCGAGCGTTCCCTCGCGGCCGTCGCTCTGCTCGTGGCGATCTTCAAGGCTCGCCCGAGTCCCTTCTACATCCTCGACGAGGTCGAAGCCGCACTCGACGACGCCAACCTCGGGCGTCTCCTCACGGTGTTCGAACAGTTGCGTGAGAGTTCCCAGCTGCTGGTCATCACGCACCAGAAGCGGACGATGGAGATCGCGGACGCACTGTACGGCGTCTCCATGCGCCAGGACGGCGTCTCCGCGGTCGTCGGGCAACGCGTCGGCGACCGCGCGGCGGCCGGCTGA